The Lacipirellula parvula genome window below encodes:
- a CDS encoding YoaK family protein gives MSEGKTSPTDGTWVRSARAAAFAFAGVAGYVDAYALIQFQVYASFMSGNTTRGGVEAASGRFAIAALSLLAIVCFVLGAFIGVTLLHSLNRRAGRMVALIALGLLVAQALLDAFSPQAWLSVALLCVSMGALNSTITQIGGQAVNIGYVSGGLHKLAEHLALAWLRLPVDAAEGPHDTHLRRAVLIGGLWAAFLAGAFLGALAQHYCRQWVLAFPIATLIVAVISPARGGRTV, from the coding sequence ATGAGTGAAGGCAAAACATCGCCGACCGACGGGACCTGGGTCCGCTCTGCGCGTGCGGCGGCATTTGCGTTCGCCGGCGTTGCCGGGTACGTCGATGCGTATGCGCTGATTCAGTTCCAGGTGTACGCCTCGTTCATGAGCGGCAACACGACGCGCGGGGGCGTCGAGGCGGCGTCGGGGCGGTTTGCCATCGCGGCGCTCAGCCTGCTCGCGATCGTCTGCTTCGTGCTCGGCGCGTTTATCGGCGTGACGTTGCTTCATTCGTTGAATCGCCGTGCGGGTCGCATGGTCGCGTTGATCGCCCTGGGGCTCTTGGTGGCGCAAGCGTTGCTCGATGCGTTCAGCCCGCAGGCGTGGCTTTCCGTGGCGCTATTGTGCGTGTCGATGGGCGCCCTCAATTCCACGATCACGCAGATTGGCGGGCAGGCGGTCAACATCGGCTATGTTTCCGGCGGGCTGCACAAACTGGCCGAGCACTTGGCGCTGGCGTGGCTGCGGCTGCCGGTCGACGCTGCGGAAGGACCGCACGACACGCACCTGCGGCGTGCGGTGCTCATCGGCGGGCTGTGGGCAGCGTTCTTAGCCGGCGCCTTTTTGGGAGCGCTCGCTCAGCATTATTGCCGGCAGTGGGTTCTCGCCTTTCCGATCGCGACATTGATCGTCGCGGTCATCTCGCCAGCCCGCGGCGGTCGTACGGTGTGA
- a CDS encoding DHA2 family efflux MFS transporter permease subunit, producing MAQPATPANAAINPWIIAAAVVVPTFMEVLDTTIANVALRYIAGGISAAEIDAEWVITSYLAANAFVLTISGWLSARLGRRNYFLLSIAIFTIASGLCGIATSLSQIIACRILQGLAGGGLQPSSQAILIDTFPPEKQGTAMSVFGVAALIGPIVGPTLGGWLVDTYSWRWIFYVNLPVGALAFAASYFLVRDPEYLKEQRAKLRSEPLNLDYIGIGLLALAISSWEILLSKGQEWDWFGDPFGRIQTLTIVLTVGAAIFVYRSLRRENPLINLRVLGERNFTMSAIIIFSAFSVLYAASIALPAMLQTLFGYDALHAGLVLSPGGISSISMLVIVSALLGRGFDARWLIATGLVVLAISNYWMAYMNLEISPWQVIAPRMVLTGGLGLIFAPINVAAYLYIPRELRGSAIALFSLLRNEGGSVGTSMSQTIQERREQFHLARLNELLDPLNPYVSEYFAQAKALFLKQSGDPVGAHQMALQSLDDLRQQQASSLAYFDVFWLAAVLAICLVPLVLLMKRSVAEKGAHVGAE from the coding sequence GTGGCTCAACCTGCAACGCCTGCGAACGCGGCCATCAATCCGTGGATCATTGCGGCCGCGGTGGTCGTGCCGACGTTTATGGAAGTGCTCGACACGACGATCGCCAACGTCGCGCTGCGGTATATCGCCGGCGGCATCTCGGCGGCGGAAATCGACGCCGAGTGGGTGATCACCAGCTACTTGGCCGCGAATGCGTTTGTGCTGACGATCAGCGGTTGGCTTTCAGCGCGACTAGGGCGACGCAATTACTTTTTGCTCTCGATCGCCATCTTCACGATTGCGTCGGGCCTGTGCGGCATTGCGACGAGCCTGTCGCAGATCATTGCTTGTCGCATTCTGCAAGGTCTCGCCGGCGGGGGGCTGCAGCCTTCGAGCCAGGCGATCCTCATCGATACGTTTCCGCCGGAGAAGCAAGGGACCGCGATGTCGGTGTTCGGCGTCGCGGCACTCATCGGGCCGATCGTGGGACCGACGCTCGGCGGCTGGTTGGTCGACACCTATAGCTGGCGATGGATTTTTTACGTCAACCTGCCCGTCGGGGCGTTGGCGTTCGCGGCGAGCTACTTTCTGGTGCGTGATCCAGAATACCTGAAGGAGCAGCGGGCGAAGCTGCGGAGCGAACCGCTCAATCTCGACTACATCGGCATCGGCCTGTTGGCGCTCGCGATCTCCAGTTGGGAAATCTTGCTCAGCAAGGGGCAAGAGTGGGATTGGTTCGGCGACCCGTTCGGCCGCATCCAGACCCTGACTATCGTCCTGACGGTTGGCGCCGCGATCTTCGTCTATCGGTCGTTGCGGCGCGAGAATCCGCTCATTAATTTACGCGTGCTCGGCGAACGCAACTTCACGATGTCGGCGATCATTATCTTCAGTGCGTTCTCGGTGCTGTACGCCGCGAGCATCGCGCTGCCGGCGATGTTGCAAACGTTGTTCGGCTACGACGCGTTGCATGCCGGGCTCGTGCTGTCGCCGGGCGGTATCTCGTCGATTTCGATGTTGGTGATTGTGAGCGCCCTACTCGGTCGCGGCTTTGACGCCCGCTGGTTGATCGCCACGGGGCTCGTCGTGTTGGCGATTTCGAATTACTGGATGGCGTACATGAACCTGGAGATCAGCCCGTGGCAGGTGATCGCGCCGCGGATGGTGCTCACCGGCGGACTCGGGTTGATCTTCGCGCCGATCAACGTCGCCGCGTATCTCTACATCCCGCGCGAGCTGCGTGGTTCGGCGATCGCCCTCTTCAGCCTGTTGCGGAACGAAGGGGGGAGCGTCGGCACCTCGATGAGCCAAACGATTCAAGAACGGCGCGAGCAGTTCCATTTGGCGCGATTGAACGAGCTGCTCGATCCGCTTAACCCCTACGTCAGCGAGTATTTCGCTCAGGCGAAAGCATTGTTTTTGAAGCAATCTGGCGATCCCGTCGGGGCGCACCAGATGGCGCTGCAAAGCTTGGACGACCTGCGGCAGCAGCAGGCTTCGTCGCTGGCGTACTTCGACGTGTTCTGGCTGGCGGCGGTGCTGGCGATTTGTCTCGTGCCGCTGGTGCTGTTGATGAAACGGTCGGTGGCGGAAAAAGGGGCGCATGTGGGGGCGGAATGA